The Drosophila bipectinata strain 14024-0381.07 chromosome 2L, DbipHiC1v2, whole genome shotgun sequence genome has a segment encoding these proteins:
- the glu gene encoding structural maintenance of chromosomes protein 4, whose product MNRLVCSPGHTVKPRPNAHWRLKSVVCEFEDLDVISRFIPSSNTMQKARGSVGTPKGGQFRVPKTPQQVQKQVQQEEDDAAVDALDDALIFDDEEGGTRIGDIYIPPPIPPHCSMESTGPRLIIKKIVNRNFKSYAGEVELGPFHQSFTAIIGPNGSGKSNVIDSMMFVFGCRANRIRCKKVSTLIHSSSQFPNIRSCSVAVHFEQIVDKDDATCETVPNSQIVIERTAMKDNSSYYKINDQRAQLKDVAKLLKKHNVDLIHNRFLILQGEVESIAMMKPKAVHENDTGMLEYLEDIIGTQRYIRPLQQINQRVDQLTDDRTEKHNRCKLAERDMKDLEQPFNEAVEYLKKENDFVRTKSWVTQKYISIKKQKLEEYTKEHEVCVEELRAHDEGTETLKKERAEKEQIIRKEIEAYESLVKQRETIKKKLVAAERAYTEVQSTMENTNKQRKKDKTQIEKNEKELEDLHKLPEKNQQEIEDCNKKIERLEKEKATLSEELEKQLSLLKEKSEPLTEQRLKLSDELVGLKEKVNSAKAELQVFESQLKILKQAETTETRKYETLQKSYEQSQQSLQEKVAKVDELKESIPRMKTEIATKSAEVDKLVKEERNLSMQCNKIRTEINERSSNMQAQRSNDKVLDFLMRLKMEGKIPGILGRLGNLGGIDAKYDVAISTACGRLDNIVTDTYDTASEAIAALKKYNVGRATFITLEKIENLRREAETPINTPENVPRLYDLVQIEDERLRTAFYFALRNTLVCNDLEQGTRIAYGRQRFRVVTLRGDLIEVTGTMSGGGNRAMRGKMGTQVKTKTVESADSSQTSQKALEDMQVQAEELQTRINYCQEQQGRLEREVQTLQMSQQRDEAEYKRLAVSITSLEQQMASNLKQCEAQRQRMLKKTTDEGAVKERQEQIEAAKQELEQAQFAEQAVSTQIEEIQNQYDALRNDNVKPVEAKIKKVTTQMEKLAANVRSMNVALATAERNIEKITGNNNNLRENIKTAEEKLRSLSDERQKCQEKKEELEKDAELAEEAIGKAKSQSSDVKKEIDELNKQENKRNIERIEIDTKMQAAAGKMNEVKSDIPKWKAQLKPLTLNEIPGETEPQAPLKELTEEELEAETLEDMQYKQTLLEEQLKKKPNLGCIKEFNEKRNVYLDRVRVLEDITLKRNEMRDKYEEVRKRRYKEFMDGFSIITRKLKEMYQMITLGGDAELELGDSMDPFLEGINFSVRPPKKSWKIITNLSGGEKTLSSLALVFALHYYKPSPLYFMDEIDAALDFKNVSIVGHYIKERTKNAQFIIVSLRVNMFELANYLVGIYKVSDCTDSITLLNHPPQLTGQRPTAVRGTQILDSTVTPANDENQEPESQARPSEVEDPPGKETGGRETTFAPPMDSTGINETQAQPRPTIISLAPGRETTFLPPIESTAIEDPTPKARPTVDISLQSPPSSPDPAKT is encoded by the exons ATGAACCGATTAGTGTGCTCACCTGGTCACACTGTAAAACCGCGTCCTAATGCCCATTGGCGCCTGAAAAGTGTAGTTTGTGAATTTGAGGATTTAGACGTTATTTCCCGATTTATTCCATCCAGCAATACGATGCAGAAGGCGCGTGGAAGCGTGGGCACTCCGAAAGGAGGTCAGTTTCGCGTGCCAAAAACACCGCAGCAAGTACAGAAGCAAGTGCAACAAGAGGAGGATGACGCCGCCGTCGACGCTCTGGATGATGCGCTAATCTTTGACGACGAGGAGGGCGGCACTCGGATCGGGGACATCTACATTCCGCCGCCGATACCGCCGCACTGCTCCATGGAAAGCACCGGACCCCGGCTAATTATTAAGAAGATAGTCAACCGGAATTTCAAAAGTTATGCCGGTGAAGTGGAACTTGGACCGTTCCACCAGAGCTTCACGGCCATCATTGGACCGAATGGAAGTGGGAAGAGCAACGTGATTGACTCTATGATGTTTGTTTTCGGCTGCAGGGCCAATCGCATCCGTTGCAAGAAGGTGTCGACTCTGATTCATTCTTCGTCCCAGTTTCCCAACATCCGGAGCTGCTCCGTGGCGGTGCACTTTGAGCAGATCGTGGACAAGGATGATGCCACCTGCGAAACTGTGCCAAATTCCCAGATCGTGATCGAACGTACTGCCATGAAGGATAACTCTTCGTATTATAAAATCAATGATCAGCGCGCCCAACTGAAGGACGTGGCCAAGCTGCTCAAGAAACACAATGTTGATCTGATACACAATCGTTTTTTGATCCTCCAGGGCGAGGTCGAGTCCATTGCCATGATGAAACCCAAGGCAGTGCACGAGAACGACACTGGAATGCTGGAGTATCTGGAGGACATTATAGGTACCCAGCGCTATATTCGACCACTCCAGCAGATCAACCAGCGTGTGGACCAACTGACGGATGATCGTACCGAGAAGCACAATCGCTGCAAGCTGGCCGAGCGCGATATGAAGGATCTGGAGCAGCCATTCAACGAGGCTGTCGAATATCTTAAGAAGGAAAACGACTTTGTGCGCACCAAATCGTGGGTAACCCAGAAGTACATAAGCATCAAGAAGCAGAAGCTGGAGGAGTACACCAAGGAGCACGAGGTCTGCGTCGAAGAGTTGAGAGCCCATGACGAGGGCACTGAAACACTGAAAAAGGAACGGGCCGAGAAGGAACAAATCATCCGAAAAGAAATAGA gGCCTATGAATCTCTAGTGAAGCAACGGGAGACAATCAAAAAGAAACTGGTGGCAGCTGAAAGAGCCTACACCGAAGTCCAGAGCACCATGGAAAACACCAACAAACAGCGCAAGAAGGACAAAACCCAAATAGAAAAGAATGAAAAGGAACTGGAGGATCTGCACAAGTTGCCGGAGAAGAACCAGCAAGAGATCGAAGATTGTAACAAGAAAATAGAGCGGCTGGAAAAGGAGAAGGCTACGCTGAGCGAAGAGCTGGAGAAACAGCTGAGCCTTTTGAAGGAAAAGAGTGAACCATTGACCGAACAGCGTCTCAAGCTCAGTGACGAGCTGGTGGGCCTCAAGGAGAAGGTCAACTCCGCAAAGGCAGAGCTCCAGGTGTTTGAGTCTCAACTGAAAATCCTCAAGCAGGCAGAGACCACAGAGACTAGAAAGTACGAAACCCTACAAAAATCCTACGAGCAGTCGCAGCAAAGCCTTCAGGAGAAAGTGGCCAAGGTGGATGAACTAAAGGAGAGTATTCCGCGAATGAAGACGGAAATTGCAACCAAGTCCGCCGAGGTGGATAAGCTGGTGAAGGAAGAGAGGAATCTATCCATGCAATGCAACAAAATCAGGACAGAG ATCAATGAAAGATCCAGCAACATGCAAGCCCAACGCTCCAATGACAAGGTCCTTGACTTTCTGATGCGACTTAAGATGGAGGGAAAAATTCCCGGCATTCTGGGTCGTCTTGGCAACTTGGGTGGCATTGATGCCAAGTACGATGTGGCCATTTCCACGGCCTGTGGGCGGTTGGATAACATTGTCACCGACACCTATGACACTGCCTCGGAGGCTATTGCAGCCCTGAAGAAGTACAATGTGGGCCGGGCAACGTTTATTACTTTGGAAAAGATTGAAAATCTACGTCGTGAGGCGGAAACGCCCATTAATAC TCCCGAGAACGTGCCTAGACTGTACGATCTGGTCCAGATTGAGGATGAACGTTTGAGGACCGCCTTCTACTTTGCCCTGCGCAACACCTTGGTGTGCAACGACCTGGAGCAGGGCACTCGCATTGCGTATGGCAGGCAACGCTTCCGTGTTGTGACCTTGCGGGGTGACTTGATCGAGGTGACGGGCACCATGTCGGGCGGTGGCAATCGCGCCATGCGCGGCAAGATGGGCACCCAAGTGAAGACAAAGACGGTGGAGTCGGCCGACAGTTCGCAAACATCCCAGAAAGCCCTCGAAGATATGCAGGTGCAGGCCGAGGAACTGCAGACTCGGATCAATTACTGCCAGGAGCAGCAGGGCCGGTTGGAGCGGGAGGTGCAAACTCTACAGATGAGCCAGCAGCGCGACGAGGCGGAGTACAAGCGGCTGGCGGTGAGCATTACATCGCTGGAGCAGCAAATGGCCAGCAATCTGAAGCAGTGCGAGGCCCAGCGCCAACGGATGCTCAAGAAAACCACGGACGAGGGAGCCGTAAAGGAGCGCCAGGAACAGATCGAAGCCGCTAAGCAGGAATTGGAACAGGCCCAGTTTGCTGAACAGGCCGTTTCCACGCAAATCGAAGAGATCCAAAACCAGTACGATGCGTTGCGAAATGACAACGTTAAACCGGTGGAGGCCAAGATCAAGAAGGTGACCACTCAGATGGAAAAACTGGCGGCCAATGTGCGATCCATGAACGTGGCTCTGGCCACCGCGGAACGCAACATTGAAAAGATTACcggaaacaacaacaatctcCGAGAGAACATCAAAACGGCTGAGGAAAAGTTGAGATCCCTGAGCGATGAGCGGCAGAAGTGCCAGGAGAAGAAGGAGGAGCTGGAGAAGGATGCCGAGCTGGCAGAGGAAGCCATTGGCAAGGCCAAGTCCCAATCCTCCGACGTTAAAAAGGAGATCGATGAGCTAAACAAGCAGGAGAATAAACGAAATATTGAACGGATAGAGATAGACACTAAGATGCAAGCTGCGGCGGGAAAGATGAACGAGGTCAAGTCCGACATACCCAAGTGGAAGGCTCAACTGAAGCCCCTGACCCTCAACGAGATTCCAGGCGAAACCGAGCCACAAGCGCCACTTAAGGAGCTCACCGAAGAGGAACTGGAGGCAGAGACACTGGAGGATATGCAGTACAAGCAGACCTTGCTGGAGGAGCAGCTGAAGAAGAAGCCAAATCTGGGCTGCATCAAGGAGTTCAATGAGAAGCGCAACGTCTATCTGGACCGGGTCCGTGTCCTGGAGGACATCACCTTGAAGCGAAACGAGATGCGTGACAAGTATGAGGAGGTGCGCAAGCGTCGCTACAAGGAGTTCATGGACGGGTTCAGTATTATAACCAGGAAGTTGAAGGAAATGTACCAGATGATCACGCTCGGTGGTGATGCTGAGCTGGAACTAGGAGACTCGATGGATCCGTTCCTCGAGGGCATCAACTTTTCGGTGCGGCCACCCAAAAAGAGCTGGAAAATCATAACGAATCTCTCCGGTGGCGAGAAGACACTCTCCTCCTTGGCTCTGGTGTTTGCCCTGCACTACTACAAGCCATCTCCATTGTACTTCATGGATGAAATCGATGCTGCTCTGGACTTTAAGAACGTGTCCATTGTGGGTCACTACATAAAG GAGCGAACCAAGAACGCCCAGTTCATCATTGTGTCGCTGCGTGTGAACATGTTCGAGTTGGCCAACTACTTGGTGGGCATCTACAAGGTCAGTGACTGCACCGACTCCATTACGCTGCTGAATCATCCACCTCAGCTGACCGGGCAACGGCCCACAGCTGTACGCGGCACTCAGATCTTGGACAGCACAGTGACTCCCGCGAATGATGAGAACCAGGAGCCGGAAAGCCAAGCCAGACCATCGGAGGTGGAAGATCCGCCAGGAAAAGAGACCGGCGGCAGGGAAACTACGTTTGCTCCACCCATGGACAGTACGGGCATAAACGAGACACAAGCACAGCCACGTCCAACGATTATTTCCTTGGCACCCGGCAGGGAGACCACCTTCCTGCCGCCCATAGAAAGCACGGCCATCGAAGATCCGACACCCAAGGCAAGACCAACTGTGGATATCTCTCTGCAGAGCCCACCTAGCTCTCCTGATCCTGCCAAGACATAA
- the Nubp1 gene encoding cytosolic Fe-S cluster assembly factor Nubp1 homolog, translating to MEAPPEHCPGVESEQAGKVSACAGCPNQGICSDPNRKVEDPGKALVAESLKDVKNKLLILSGKGGVGKSTVTSLLTRYLARSCPDSNFGVLDIDICGPSQPRLLGALGENVHQSGSGWSPVGIDDNVCLMSIGFLLGSVDDAIIWRGPKKNGMIRQFLSEVDWGNLDLLLLDTPPGTSDEHLSVVSYLKDETKPESLRAIIVTTPQEVALLDVRKEINFCKKQNIPILGVIENMSSFRCGNCGNHSEIFPAKTGGAAAMCAEMEVPLLGSLPLDPQIAKACDSGDDITEIKNSTTEALDGICSKIMSSFS from the coding sequence ATGGAGGCACCTCCGGAACACTGCCCTGGCGTGGAGAGCGAGCAGGCGGGCAAGGTGAGCGCCTGTGCCGGCTGCCCCAACCAGGGCATCTGCAGCGATCCCAACAGGAAAGTCGAAGATCCCGGCAAGGCCTTGGTGGCAGAATCTCTGAAGGACGTTAAAAACAAGTTGCTGATCCTCTCCGGCAAGGGAGGTGTGGGCAAGAGCACGGTGACCAGTCTCCTGACCCGGTACCTGGCCAGGAGCTGTCCGGACAGTAACTTTGGGGTGTTGGACATCGATATCTGTGGACCCTCGCAGCCCCGTTTGTTGGGCGCCCTGGGGGAGAATGTCCACCAATCCGGTTCCGGCTGGTCCCCCGTGGGCATTGACGACAATGTATGCTTGATGTCCATCGGATTCCTTCTGGGGTCCGTGGATGATGCGATTATCTGGCGAGGACCGAAGAAAAACGGCATGATCCGGCAGTTCCTGAGTGAAGTGGACTGGGGAAACTTGGATCTCCTGCTACTGGACACGCCACCGGGCACCTCTGACGAGCATCTGTCGGTGGTTTCCTATCTGAAAGATGAGACCAAGCCCGAGTCCCTACGGGCAATCATTGTAACCACACCACAAGAGGTGGCTCTGCTGGATGTCCGCAAGGAGATCAACTTTTGCAAGAAACAAAACATTCCCATACTGGGAGTTATCGAGAACATGAGCAGTTTCCGGTGTGGTAACTGCGGCAACCACTCGGAGATCTTTCCAGCCAAAACgggaggagcagcagccatGTGTGCCGAGATGGAGGTGCCGTTGCTGGGCTCCCTGCCCTTGGATCCCCAGATAGCCAAGGCCTGCGATTCTGGCGACGATATAACCGAAATCAAGAACTCCACCACAGAGGCTCTGGATGGGATTTGCTCCAAGATTATGTCTAGCTTCAGTTAG
- the Prosbeta4 gene encoding probable proteasome subunit beta type-2 translates to METLLGIKGPDFVMLAADTTHARSIIVMKDDQNKIHKVSDNLLISTIGESGDTEQFTEFISKNIALYKMRNGYDLSPRAAAHFTRKNLAEYLRSRTPYQVFMFVAGYDANDGPELTFIDYLASAKSVNYAGHGYGAIFASSIYDRYWYPNITQAEAYDVLKKCVVEIQKRLVINLPNFTVSVVDKEGVRNLDPITAKSLAADPAA, encoded by the exons ATGGAAACTCTGCTGGGTATTAAGGGTCCTGATTTTGTGATGCTGGCTGCGGACACCACTCACGCCCGCTCCATTATCGTCATGAAAGATG ATCAAAACAAAATCCACAAGGTGTCGGATAATCTGCTTATATCGACCATCGGCGAGTCCGGAGACACCGAGCAGTTCACCGAGTTCATCTCGAAGAACATCGCCTTGTACAAAATGAGGAATGGCTACGATTTGAGTCCGCGTGCGGCAGCACATTTTACCCGCAAGAACCTGGCGGAATACCTTCGCAGCCGCACTCCTTACCAGGTGTTCATGTTCGTAGCTGG ATACGACGCCAATGATGGACCCGAGCTGACATTCATCGATTACTTGGCCTCCGCCAAGTCTGTTAACTATGCCGGTCATGGATATGGTGCCATTTTCGCGTCCAGCATCTACGATCGCTACTGGTACCCCAACATTACCCAGGCTGAGGCATACGACGTCCTTAAGAAGTGCGTTGTGGAGATCCAGAAGCGTCTTGTCATCAACCTGCCCAACTTTACGGTTTCTGTTGTGGACAAGGAGGGAGTGCGCAACCTGGACCCCATCACAGCCAAGAGCTTGGCCGCAGATCCCGCCGCTTAG
- the LOC108119976 gene encoding COX assembly mitochondrial protein homolog: MSLEQQTAIDPRNPHGLGDPNDTSLRKVEREVLIPKIMRDRARDEFCAKEVADFGECCKASSILMVATCRKQNSALKECLTRWYQDEGFKEDCKKIYLQERADYRSTGIPKKHRLEKL; the protein is encoded by the exons ATGAGTCTTGAACAACAGACGGCGATTGACCCAAGGAATCCTCATGGATTGG GTGATCCAAACGACACATCGTTGCGCAAGGTGGAACGAGAGGTTCTGATTCCAAAGATTATGCGCGACCGGGCTCGAGATGAGTTCTGCGCCAAGGAAGTGGCCGATTTCGGAGAGTGCTGCAAGGCCAGCAGCATCCTGATGGTGGCCACCTGCCGTAAACAAAACTCCGCCCTCAAGGAATGCCTTACGCGCTGGTACCAGGACGAAGGCTTCAAGGAGGACTGCAAGAAGATATACCTCCAGGAAAGGGCAGACTATCGCAGCACCGGTATACCCAAGAAGCATCGCCTGGAGAAGCTGTAG
- the Tsen2 gene encoding tRNA-splicing endonuclease subunit Sen2: MDFTFNCKRKRCSYKNYNFPPFPTGEICQGVFNGLSVEITDAQQGRSLYDNGCYGKGSKSRGGPASGEPDETLLLGLEESCFLAYYLGKLDIKSPTGESMDWRAFLDAAMELNERFLENLACYLYLKSKNWVIKSGIKFGGDFLIYKESPRMYHASFMVIVQTWDDCDYYQPKNLKGVQRVAETSDKDVLILRVSQATDITTPEDIQEITVTETIVRRFNYSTFVQSKQH, translated from the exons ATGGACTTCACGTTCAACTGCAAAAGAAAGCGATGTTCGtacaaaaattacaatttccCGCCTTTTCCCACCGGTGAAATTTGTCAGGGAGTCTTCAATGGGCTCTCTGTGGAAATAACTGATGCCCAGCAGGGCAGATCCCTGTATGACAACGGCTGCTATGGCAAGGGAAGCAAGTCCCGAGGCGGACCGGCATCTGGAGAACCAGATGAGACCCTCCTCCTGGGCTTGGAGGAGTCCTGTTTCCTAGCCTACTATCTGGGAAAGTTGGACATTAAGTCCCCAACCGGAGAATCCATGGATTGGAGGGCATTTCTAGACGCTGCTATGGAACTGAATGAGAGATTCTTGGAGAACTTGGCTTGCTATCTGTATCTAAAGTCCAAAAACTGGGTCATCAAGAGCGGCATTAAGTTTGGCGGCGACTTTC TTATCTACAAGGAAAGTCCTCGTATGTATCACGCCAGCTTTATGGTTATTGTTCAGACTTGGGACGACTGTGATTACTACCAACCAAAGAACCTTAAAGGGGTGCAACGTGTGGCGGAGACCTCCGACAAGGATGTCCTCATACTAAGAGTCTCGCAAGCAACGGATATAACCACTCCCGAGGATATTCAGGAAATCACAGTGACAGAAACAATTGTGCGGCGTTTCAATTACTCAACTTTTGTACAAAGCAAACAACATTAA